CAGTCAAATCTACCGATGCGTTCTTTTCGCTACAAGTCAATTTTCATCAATCAATAAACTAAGGTTTAAGCCGGTTGCAGTTTCACCTGTTGGCGTAATTAAAGGGGATTCAGAAACACTGTTCATGATCATCAACGCAATAAACACTACCTGGTTTCGCTTCATTGCGGAGCAGACTATTCAACCTGTTATCTGGACAAAAGCAATTGTAAACTGCGTTTTTAATTCTATCTGTCCGCTTTTGGAAACTGATAACGGAATTTTTTACCGGGATAAAGAGGCTCTGCATATTGCAAGGAGAATCATTGCCGAATGTATCGCTGTCGCTTCATTGCATGGAGTTATTTTAGATATAAAAAAAGTAGAGGAAAGTCTTTTGCTAATAAGCAGGGAGTCTGAAGGCCAGCTTATTTCCACTTATCAAGACATTGCCAATAAACGACGAACAGAAATCGACAGCCTGAATTTTACATTTGTTCATCTTGCAGATGAATTGAAGAAACACGAGCTGACAAAAGAAACGAAGTTGTTGGGTGAATTGATTAGGATAAAATCGGGACTTAACTGCAATTTTTGATTGACTTGAGATTTTAGCTACCCCCGGCGAACCTTATATTATTAAGTAACTGAATTTGAGCTGTTAAAACAGTAATATGCAGCTAATCCTGTCGCACATTTAGTAACAATTTGCGACGGGATGATGAGTAAAAAGGCATTGTTACGACTTCGCTGTTTCCACCTGCTTAATCGCTTCAATTGCCGCCAGCATCTCACTCATAAAAATAGGAGGAAGCTGATCAAAGGCAACCAGTTTTTCATCTTCTTCATTCTTAGGATAGGTATCCCACTTGGTTGTGGTTTTAGTTTTATCAATTACATAAAGTCGGCCAAGTTTTTCATCCATCCCCCAGCCATAACCGGCACCCACGCCTTCCACTTCCAGAATTGCTTCGAGCTTTTTCTCGAAATACAATAAGCGCATCGACTCAAGCATACCACCATCTCCGGTGGGTCCTTTGTGCCAGCCATAACGTTCCAGTGTGGAGCGGATGGAACCTGTTTGCATATGTCTGCCTTCGTATTGATGCAGGATGGTTGTGTGCAGATTAATTGCTGAGAGATCGGGTATCTTCCGATCGAGCTGCGGAAATACCTGGTCTACTTTTTCATCAAATAAAAACTGTTGCCATTGTTGTAGAACAGCCGGCGCAAGTTGTGTGGGATGAACCATGCCGATCATTGCCTCGTCAGGTATCGATACTTCATCATGATTCACATCAATCAATGAACTGTCTTCGTTGCAGGTGAAGGTGGTTTCAATTGTATGTTCGTTTGCATACACAGCCCACACAAGTTTCGTGGCATAAATAAACATCACAGGGTTGTTGAGGAAAAAAGCCTGCCATGCATCAAAGCTCCAGCGGCGCTGCACAATGAGATAATACTCCATGCGTGGCGATTGTGATTTCACCACATCTCTTACTTCTTTGGCAATAGCTTTAAACTCTTCTTTCAACGCTGCATCAGCCGCAGCAGGAATTGCTTTGAGTTGTTTATTGTCTTCATTAAAGAAAGCAAGTTTAAACTTACTGTCAATAAAGGCCCGGTACTCTTCATTGCCAATGGTAAAGCTTTTGTATAAGCCGTCAAATCCAAAGTCGGGTACAATACGATCACCCAATTCATGCGTGCTGATGTTCAGTTCTTCGGCCGCCTGCTCTAATGCAGCCAATGCTGCTGCGCCTACGTTTGCTTTTTTGCTTCTGTATTTACGGCTATACCATTCTACCCAACGAAGGGCTTTATCGCTTCCCTGTAAAGCGAGGGCACCTACTCCATGTTCTGCCATTTTGTAACGGTTCTCCTCCATCCAGTTGTTGATGGTCGCCCTTATTTTATCTACAACCTCATCGTTACCCAATAAAGCAGCTAATGCCATCAGGTATTTATGTTCGGGTTTAGCGCCTTTCTCTTTATACAGTTTGATCAGTTCTAATGCAAAAGGGGCTGCTTTTTCTTTATCCAGGAATTGGAGAATATACCTTGCTTCCATATCACTCCGCATACCCTTCACCCTGCTCATACGATATAACAGAAACCGTCTTTCATCTTTGCTCAGTTCTTTACCTGTTGTATAATACAATGATGGCAATTCATCTTCATCTAACCAGGCTTCAACTGGTTTATTAAGTTTGCCTCTTTTCCTGGCAGCTTCTACTGTATCAGCAATTATTTCCAAACTTGCCTTTGTTGGCAAATGATCAGCTATCGACCCTAATAAAATATCTCTTGCGTTATCGTTTGTTTCACTATTAATAACTTTCATAACTGCATTCATTGCTTCTTTTGACGAAGAGTAACTGAGAATTAAAGCAGCAGTTTGCCTGGTATCAGCATTTTTACTTTCCAATAAATCAATTGCTCTCTCTTCTGCGCCTGCATCTTTTTCAGAAAGCACTTTCGCTACCAATTCACGAACCGGCTTTGATTTGCTGTTGACCAAACTCCATATAGTTTGTAAATATTGATTGGCATCAAAATGTTGCTGTATAAACCCTACCACTTCCCTGGTATAGTCAATTCCACCAGTAGTAGTTTCTGTCTTTAAAGCAGATTCAAAATAGATAAATGAATCTTTTTGCAAATGCTGGTACAGGATGCGGAGTACTTTGGCATGTATGAATACTTTACTGTTCACCCACTTATCAATCAACTCCACCGCTTTATCTTTCTCAATCAGCAAAAGCAAATGAACGGCACAGGCTGTATAAGGCAGATAGCTTATATATGTATCTGTAAACTCCTGCATGTGGAACCCATTCTCCCATTTTTCTTTAAGATGATTGTCACTGCAATATTCAATATACTGACGAGCCATTTGAACTACCAGTTCTGTAAATCGTTTTGAATCTGCTTCATACAATCTGATTGCAGAAGAAAATTTTAATTGTAGTGTTTGAATATTTTGATTTTGCTGATTGGTAATAAAAGAACGGATAGCCGGTAAGTACTGACCTTGCTTATAGTCCATAAAAAATACTACCGGGTTATTTCTGTCTGAATGTAAACCATAGAGTGCATACTCAACAGCAAATTCAGAAGAAGCCTCTTCCAGTAAAGTAAAATAGAAAAAACTCCAGTCATTGTGCCAGGAGAGGTATCCCTGTGTGGGGTAAATAAGTTGCTTTGCATTCTTAATATGGTTTAGTAAGAATTGTTTAAGTGGCGTATCATGAATAGCAACCGACTTTGTACTTCCAAAGCCAATCGAAAAGACAAGATGTTGAAAAATTTCATCATCGTTCATGCCTTGCTTTCTGAATTGATTCAATGCAGCCTGAAATGCCTCGTCTGATGGATTGTTGTATACGTACAGGAGCAACCAGCCATTTAAGTTATGTTGCATATAAGGAAATAGTACCGGATGATAAATAACATCCAACACTAATTGCTCCTTTGCAGGAGGATTAACTAAGTCGGTTAACAGGTTAATGACCGTACCCCAATGATAAATCATATCATCCAGCTGAAAACCGCTTAGAGAATTTGACTTACCCGTTAAATAATCGGATATAACTGTATAGTTTAAGCTGCTTTTAAAATCTGCATTCTGTGGAAAGTACATTGGCCATTCTTCCCGAGGTGTAACTAATGCCCTCTCTATCTCTTCAATCGTAAATGTGTTCATAGCTTATTATTTCTTCAATACAAGATCTTCTTTCGCTGCCCATATACCAATATCCTGTTTGCTTAATGCTGCTGCCATCAGGTCGGGAAATTTATCGGGTGTGCAGGCAAACACAGGAATGCCGAGTGTTGCCAGGAAGTTGGCGTTCTCATGATCGTAAGAAGGTGCACCTTCATCATTCAATGCTAACAATACAACTACCTGTACACCTGCAGCTGCCAGCTCCGTTGCACGTTTACGCATACCGGCCACATCACCACCTTCATACAAATCGGTGATCAACACCAACACGGTATCTGTTGGACGTGTAATAATTTGCTGGCAATAAGTAAGTGCTGCATCAATATCCGTTCCGCCACCTAACTGCACACCAAATAATAATTCAACCGGATCAGTGAGTTCTTCCGTAAGATCAGCAACCGCTGTATCAAACACCACCATCTTTGTTTTGATGGCAGGGATAGAAGCCATCACCGATCCAAAAATACCGGAGTACACAACCGATGTACCCATGGAACCACTCTGGTCTAAACAAAGCACCACATCTTTTAACGATGTACGCTTGCGGCCATAACCGATTCTTGTTTCAGGAATAATGGTTTTATACTCGGGTTGATAATGTTTGAGATTTTTCTGAATAGTGGCATGCCAATTAATCTCGTTATGCTTGGGTCTTCTGTTTCTTGTACTTCTGTTTAAACTTCCAACAACAGCTTGTTGCGTAGGTTGCGCCAGCTTCTTCATCAAATCATCCACTACTTTCCGCACCACCATGCGTGCCGTATCTTTTGTCTTATCAGGTATCACATGGCTTAAGGTCATGAGTGTTGCTACAAGATGCACATCGGGTTCTACATTTTCCAGCATCTCTTTTTCAAACAGCATTTGCGTGAGCTCCAGTCGTTGCAATGCATCTCTTTGCATCACCTGTACAACCGTGTTGGGGAAGAAG
The DNA window shown above is from Lacibacter sp. H375 and carries:
- a CDS encoding DUF4132 domain-containing protein → MNTFTIEEIERALVTPREEWPMYFPQNADFKSSLNYTVISDYLTGKSNSLSGFQLDDMIYHWGTVINLLTDLVNPPAKEQLVLDVIYHPVLFPYMQHNLNGWLLLYVYNNPSDEAFQAALNQFRKQGMNDDEIFQHLVFSIGFGSTKSVAIHDTPLKQFLLNHIKNAKQLIYPTQGYLSWHNDWSFFYFTLLEEASSEFAVEYALYGLHSDRNNPVVFFMDYKQGQYLPAIRSFITNQQNQNIQTLQLKFSSAIRLYEADSKRFTELVVQMARQYIEYCSDNHLKEKWENGFHMQEFTDTYISYLPYTACAVHLLLLIEKDKAVELIDKWVNSKVFIHAKVLRILYQHLQKDSFIYFESALKTETTTGGIDYTREVVGFIQQHFDANQYLQTIWSLVNSKSKPVRELVAKVLSEKDAGAEERAIDLLESKNADTRQTAALILSYSSSKEAMNAVMKVINSETNDNARDILLGSIADHLPTKASLEIIADTVEAARKRGKLNKPVEAWLDEDELPSLYYTTGKELSKDERRFLLYRMSRVKGMRSDMEARYILQFLDKEKAAPFALELIKLYKEKGAKPEHKYLMALAALLGNDEVVDKIRATINNWMEENRYKMAEHGVGALALQGSDKALRWVEWYSRKYRSKKANVGAAALAALEQAAEELNISTHELGDRIVPDFGFDGLYKSFTIGNEEYRAFIDSKFKLAFFNEDNKQLKAIPAAADAALKEEFKAIAKEVRDVVKSQSPRMEYYLIVQRRWSFDAWQAFFLNNPVMFIYATKLVWAVYANEHTIETTFTCNEDSSLIDVNHDEVSIPDEAMIGMVHPTQLAPAVLQQWQQFLFDEKVDQVFPQLDRKIPDLSAINLHTTILHQYEGRHMQTGSIRSTLERYGWHKGPTGDGGMLESMRLLYFEKKLEAILEVEGVGAGYGWGMDEKLGRLYVIDKTKTTTKWDTYPKNEEDEKLVAFDQLPPIFMSEMLAAIEAIKQVETAKS
- a CDS encoding ketopantoate reductase family protein, yielding MKTQKTIYIIGAGAIGKALATFLSYEGKEVIILRGSVDDHSDYVEKISIELNNSAEIQADLRISTISNVSQLDGIVVLTNKSYGNQRLAGLLKMKIKNSPIILLQNGLAIEEPFIHEGYSQIYRCVLFATSQFSSINKLRFKPVAVSPVGVIKGDSETLFMIINAINTTWFRFIAEQTIQPVIWTKAIVNCVFNSICPLLETDNGIFYRDKEALHIARRIIAECIAVASLHGVILDIKKVEESLLLISRESEGQLISTYQDIANKRRTEIDSLNFTFVHLADELKKHELTKETKLLGELIRIKSGLNCNF
- a CDS encoding VWA domain-containing protein, encoding MANEQLIRKWRMILGGEQSDGTGFTLQGNDLQMDKTLGALYDSDRKGGLGPSSPNVSRWLGDIRTFFPNTVVQVMQRDALQRLELTQMLFEKEMLENVEPDVHLVATLMTLSHVIPDKTKDTARMVVRKVVDDLMKKLAQPTQQAVVGSLNRSTRNRRPKHNEINWHATIQKNLKHYQPEYKTIIPETRIGYGRKRTSLKDVVLCLDQSGSMGTSVVYSGIFGSVMASIPAIKTKMVVFDTAVADLTEELTDPVELLFGVQLGGGTDIDAALTYCQQIITRPTDTVLVLITDLYEGGDVAGMRKRATELAAAGVQVVVLLALNDEGAPSYDHENANFLATLGIPVFACTPDKFPDLMAAALSKQDIGIWAAKEDLVLKK